One Tamlana carrageenivorans genomic region harbors:
- a CDS encoding efflux RND transporter permease subunit: protein MTDKNNKKDKTNKEFAWSSWAINNQTTMYVLITLILFLGASAYFSLPRENFPEVKETKIYISSVYPGNTAEDIEKLITDPLEDKLKTVSNVVEITSTSQEDYSIIVIEFDSNISVESAKLKVKDEVDSETASEDWPTFNGAKVEPNVFDLSLSEEMPILNINISGDYPIDKLKEYGEYLEDKIEGLQEIKQVDIRGAQEKEVEVAVDIYKMMAAAVSFDDVINSINRENLTMSAGNLVTSGQRRTIRVLGEITNPKQLENFVVKVEHGNPIYLKDIAEVTFKDEDRTTYAREFGAPVVMLDVKKRAGKNMVDAADQIRDIVNDAIENVFPPDLVVSIANDQSPKTIGQVDDLVNNIIFGIILVVTVLMFFLGFKNALFVGFAIPMSMFMSLMILDYLGYTMNTMILFGLIMGLGMLVDNGIVVVENVYRLMSEEGMSRIEAAKKGIGEIAFPIIISTATTVAAFIPLGLWPGVMGEFMKYFPITLSIVLGSSLFVAIFFNSVMVSQFMTIEDKNMPKKQIYRISAIFGGIGLLILFFGGSYRGLGTLMIVTVGLIWIYRLFLRRWSNKFQNQSLPRWERLYERSLRFAIGGRKPAIITISTFVLLIIAFIGFGASVGTQRTKVEFFPDNKPNQIIVYIEYPEGTDIEKTNAITKDIEERVYKIINDPVYMHGDHNFLTESAVSQVGEGAGNPQTDGGSSAEMPHRAKITATMREYKFREGANSQELLKKVQESLKDIYPGVAISVEKDANGPPAGYPINVELEGDDYAELINTAEKMRDYLNTKNIQGIDELKIDVNKSKPSMMVEVDRKKAGELGISASQVGQQLRNSIFGAKAGIYKKDGDDYDIYVRFNEENRYNTSAIFNQKITFRDMASGQVKEIPVSAVTKHNNSSGFSAIKHKDVKRVVTLYSALAPGFTDAGAIVSKIQYEMQGFTAKPDNVSIDYTGQIEEQNKQMAFLMGAFFTGLGLIFFILIFQFNSVSKPGIIMLAIFLSLIGVFGGIVATGSAFVIMMTMMGIISLAGIVVNNGVVLLDYTQLLIDRKKVEYNMEDNQYLNDSDLVEIIVKGGKARLRPVLLTAITTILGLIPLATGLNINFFTLFSEFDPNIYVGGDNVIFWGPLAWTVIYGLFVATFLTLIVVPILFYLVTKFKMWLYKDRVVSKDNITA from the coding sequence ATGACTGATAAAAACAATAAAAAAGACAAAACAAATAAAGAGTTTGCTTGGTCTTCTTGGGCGATTAACAATCAAACCACCATGTATGTTTTGATTACCTTAATCTTATTTCTTGGTGCTAGTGCTTATTTTAGTTTACCACGAGAAAACTTTCCTGAGGTTAAAGAAACCAAAATATACATTAGTTCGGTATACCCAGGAAATACCGCTGAAGATATTGAAAAACTCATCACCGACCCACTTGAAGATAAGCTTAAAACGGTAAGTAATGTGGTCGAAATTACTTCAACTTCTCAAGAAGATTATTCGATTATCGTAATTGAATTTGATTCCAATATTTCGGTAGAATCGGCTAAACTTAAAGTTAAAGATGAAGTAGATTCAGAAACGGCAAGTGAAGACTGGCCTACGTTTAATGGCGCCAAGGTAGAACCTAATGTATTCGACTTAAGTTTATCGGAAGAAATGCCTATCCTCAACATTAACATTTCGGGTGACTACCCTATTGATAAACTTAAGGAGTACGGCGAATATCTAGAAGATAAAATTGAAGGTCTTCAAGAAATTAAACAAGTAGATATTAGAGGTGCTCAAGAAAAAGAAGTTGAAGTTGCGGTAGACATCTATAAAATGATGGCAGCTGCCGTAAGTTTTGATGATGTGATTAACTCCATCAACAGAGAAAACCTAACCATGTCGGCTGGAAATTTAGTAACAAGCGGACAACGTCGAACGATTAGGGTTTTAGGCGAAATTACAAATCCGAAACAACTTGAAAACTTCGTTGTAAAAGTAGAACACGGCAATCCTATATATTTAAAAGACATCGCCGAAGTTACTTTTAAAGATGAAGACAGAACCACCTACGCTAGAGAGTTTGGAGCACCAGTAGTGATGCTGGATGTTAAAAAGCGTGCAGGAAAAAACATGGTTGATGCCGCCGATCAAATTCGTGACATCGTAAATGATGCCATTGAAAATGTATTCCCTCCAGACTTAGTGGTAAGCATAGCAAACGACCAATCGCCTAAAACTATTGGTCAGGTTGATGATTTAGTAAACAATATCATTTTTGGTATCATACTCGTTGTTACCGTTTTAATGTTTTTCTTAGGCTTCAAAAATGCCTTATTTGTTGGTTTTGCCATACCTATGTCGATGTTCATGTCTTTAATGATACTCGACTATTTGGGCTACACCATGAATACGATGATTTTATTCGGACTCATCATGGGGCTTGGAATGCTAGTTGACAATGGTATTGTGGTTGTAGAAAACGTTTACCGACTTATGTCTGAAGAAGGCATGTCGCGTATCGAAGCGGCTAAAAAGGGAATTGGCGAAATCGCTTTTCCTATTATCATTTCTACCGCTACAACAGTTGCTGCGTTCATCCCATTAGGGTTATGGCCAGGGGTTATGGGTGAATTCATGAAATATTTCCCAATTACCCTATCCATAGTATTAGGATCTTCATTATTCGTAGCGATCTTTTTCAACTCCGTTATGGTGTCTCAATTTATGACCATAGAAGATAAAAACATGCCTAAAAAGCAGATTTATAGAATCTCAGCCATATTTGGAGGAATCGGCTTGCTTATTTTATTCTTTGGTGGTTCATACCGAGGTTTAGGAACTTTAATGATTGTAACGGTAGGTTTAATATGGATTTACAGATTATTCTTAAGACGTTGGTCTAATAAATTTCAAAATCAATCTTTACCACGTTGGGAACGATTATATGAGCGTTCACTTCGTTTCGCGATTGGAGGAAGAAAACCCGCCATCATTACCATTTCAACTTTTGTCCTATTAATTATAGCCTTTATTGGGTTTGGTGCATCCGTTGGAACACAGCGTACCAAAGTGGAATTTTTCCCAGATAATAAACCTAATCAAATTATTGTCTATATCGAATATCCTGAAGGTACCGATATTGAAAAAACCAACGCCATCACTAAAGACATTGAAGAGCGTGTATATAAAATTATAAACGACCCTGTTTACATGCATGGCGATCACAATTTCCTTACCGAAAGTGCTGTATCGCAGGTTGGAGAAGGTGCAGGAAACCCTCAAACCGATGGTGGTTCGTCTGCCGAAATGCCGCATCGTGCAAAAATTACAGCGACCATGCGTGAATATAAATTCCGTGAGGGTGCTAATAGTCAGGAATTACTTAAAAAAGTTCAAGAAAGCTTAAAAGATATTTACCCTGGTGTCGCTATTTCTGTTGAAAAAGATGCCAATGGCCCTCCTGCAGGTTACCCTATTAATGTTGAATTAGAAGGTGATGACTATGCTGAACTTATCAATACAGCCGAAAAAATGCGCGATTACCTGAATACTAAAAACATTCAAGGTATAGACGAATTGAAAATAGACGTTAATAAATCGAAGCCTTCTATGATGGTTGAAGTTGACCGAAAAAAAGCCGGAGAATTAGGTATTTCTGCAAGTCAGGTCGGACAACAATTACGCAACTCTATTTTTGGTGCTAAAGCTGGCATTTACAAAAAAGATGGCGATGACTACGATATCTATGTGCGTTTTAATGAAGAGAATAGATACAATACCAGTGCTATTTTCAATCAGAAAATCACTTTTAGAGATATGGCTTCTGGACAAGTTAAGGAAATCCCTGTTTCTGCCGTTACTAAACACAACAACTCTTCTGGGTTTAGTGCTATAAAACACAAAGATGTTAAACGTGTGGTAACGCTATACTCTGCATTAGCACCTGGTTTTACCGATGCTGGAGCCATCGTTTCTAAAATACAGTACGAAATGCAAGGTTTCACCGCAAAACCAGACAATGTAAGCATTGATTATACAGGACAAATTGAAGAACAAAATAAACAAATGGCCTTTTTAATGGGTGCATTCTTTACCGGGTTAGGTTTAATTTTCTTTATTTTAATTTTCCAATTTAACTCCGTTTCAAAACCTGGTATCATCATGTTAGCCATCTTTTTAAGTTTAATAGGCGTTTTTGGAGGCATTGTAGCTACAGGAAGTGCCTTCGTTATTATGATGACCATGATGGGAATTATTTCCCTTGCCGGAATTGTAGTAAATAACGGTGTGGTACTCCTAGATTACACCCAACTTTTAATAGATAGAAAGAAAGTTGAATACAACATGGAAGACAATCAATATCTTAACGATAGTGATTTGGTAGAAATCATAGTAAAAGGTGGAAAAGCGCGTTTACGTCCGGTACTATTAACCGCTATAACCACAATTTTAGGATTAATTCCATTAGCTACAGGTTTAAACATTAACTTCTTTACACTTTTCAGTGAGTTTGACCCCAATATTTATGTTGGTGGTGATAATGTGATCTTTTGGGGTCCTTTAGCCTGGACAGTAATTTATGGCTTATTTGTAGCCACCTTCTTAACCTTAATTGTAGTACCTATTTTATTCTATTTAGTAACTAAATTTAAAATGTGGTTATATAAAGACCGTGTGGTTTCTAAAGATAATATCACCGCATAA
- the aspS gene encoding aspartate--tRNA ligase, protein MYRSHNCGELRAAHINTEVTLAGWVQKSRDKGFIVWVDLRDRYGITQLVFDEERTSKALIEQAQDLGREFVIQVKGTVIERASKNPNMPTGDIELLVSELNILNEAKLPPFTIEDKTDGGEDIRMKYRYLDIRRNPVKNSLIFRHKVTQEVRNYLSNAGFIEVETPYLIKSTPEGARDFVVPSRMNEGQFYALPQSPQTFKQLLMVGGMDKYFQIVKCFRDEDLRADRQPEFTQIDCEMAFIDQEDILNAFEGLTRHLLKEVNGVEVEKFPRMLYDDAMRLYGNDKPDIRFGMEFGELNAVAQHKDFGVFNSAELVVGIAVPGGNSFTRKEIDKLISWVKRPQVGALGMVYSRCNDDGSYKSSVDKFYDQDDLAKWAEATNAKPGDLICVLSGDKNKVRTQLSALRMELAEQLGLRKPDEFAPLWVMDFPLLEWDEETERYHAMHHPFTSPKPGQLELLKTDPGAVKANAYDLVLNGNEIGGGSIRIHDKETQSLMFDYLGFTPEEAKAQFGFLMDAFQYGAPPHGGLAFGLDRLVAILGGQETIRDFIAFPKNNSGRDVMIDAPAPIDDAQLTELSLKLNLKS, encoded by the coding sequence ATGTACAGAAGTCATAACTGCGGCGAATTAAGAGCTGCACATATAAATACAGAAGTCACTTTAGCGGGTTGGGTTCAAAAATCTAGAGATAAAGGTTTTATTGTTTGGGTCGATTTAAGAGACCGTTACGGGATCACTCAATTGGTTTTTGATGAAGAACGCACCTCTAAAGCACTTATCGAACAAGCTCAAGATTTAGGACGCGAATTTGTTATTCAAGTGAAAGGAACCGTAATCGAGCGCGCTTCAAAAAACCCGAACATGCCTACGGGAGATATCGAATTGTTAGTTTCAGAATTAAATATTCTTAATGAAGCGAAACTACCACCGTTTACTATCGAAGATAAAACCGATGGTGGTGAAGATATCCGAATGAAATACCGCTATTTGGACATCCGTAGAAACCCTGTTAAAAACAGCTTAATATTTCGTCATAAAGTCACTCAAGAAGTTAGAAACTATTTATCTAACGCTGGTTTTATTGAAGTTGAAACACCATACTTAATCAAATCGACTCCAGAAGGGGCTCGTGATTTTGTAGTGCCTTCACGTATGAACGAAGGTCAGTTTTACGCCCTTCCACAATCTCCTCAAACTTTTAAGCAATTGCTTATGGTTGGTGGTATGGATAAATACTTCCAAATTGTGAAGTGTTTTAGAGATGAAGATTTACGTGCCGATAGACAACCAGAATTCACACAAATAGACTGTGAAATGGCTTTTATCGACCAAGAAGATATTTTAAATGCTTTTGAAGGCTTAACACGTCACTTACTTAAAGAAGTAAATGGTGTTGAGGTTGAAAAATTCCCAAGAATGCTTTACGATGATGCCATGCGTTTATATGGTAACGATAAACCAGACATCCGTTTTGGTATGGAGTTTGGCGAATTAAACGCCGTAGCGCAACATAAAGATTTTGGCGTATTTAATAGCGCTGAACTAGTTGTTGGTATTGCTGTTCCTGGCGGAAATAGTTTCACCAGAAAAGAAATCGATAAATTAATTTCATGGGTAAAGCGTCCGCAAGTTGGTGCTTTAGGTATGGTTTACTCACGTTGTAATGACGATGGTTCTTATAAATCTTCGGTAGATAAATTCTACGATCAGGACGATTTAGCCAAATGGGCAGAAGCAACTAATGCCAAACCAGGTGATTTAATTTGTGTGCTTTCAGGAGATAAAAATAAAGTACGTACACAACTTAGTGCTTTACGTATGGAATTAGCTGAACAATTAGGTTTACGTAAACCTGATGAGTTTGCACCGTTATGGGTTATGGACTTCCCACTTCTAGAATGGGATGAAGAAACAGAGCGTTACCACGCGATGCACCACCCATTTACCTCACCAAAACCTGGTCAGTTAGAATTATTAAAAACCGATCCAGGTGCTGTAAAAGCCAATGCTTACGATTTAGTACTTAACGGTAACGAAATTGGTGGTGGTTCGATAAGAATTCACGATAAAGAAACCCAATCGTTAATGTTCGATTATTTAGGCTTTACGCCTGAAGAAGCCAAAGCACAATTTGGATTCTTAATGGATGCTTTTCAATATGGCGCACCTCCACACGGCGGTTTAGCATTTGGATTGGATAGATTGGTAGCCATTTTAGGCGGACAAGAAACCATTAGAGATTTTATTGCGTTTCCAAAAAACAATTCTGGCCGCGATGTCATGATCGATGCCCCTGCACCAATCGACGACGCGCAACTCACAGAATTAAGTTTAAAACTAAATTTAAAATCATAA
- a CDS encoding chloride channel protein, with the protein MPKRTLFKRFLIWRAKHISHKQFVNILSVVIGFAAGMGAVVLKNLTHFIQSLLEGNLIEHYHHAFYFLFPILGLTLVYLIMKYVIRHKVSHGIPSTLLAISKRKGIMKRFQMFGSILTAPLTVGFGGSVGLEGPTVATGAALGSNISRMFHMNQTTRTLLIGCAAAGAMSSIFKAPIAAIIFAIEVFSLDLTIASMLPLLLASLSAILTSYFFFGDDVILPFRIEDKFYITDAPFYILLGIIAAFVSIYFTDVYDRIQKFFDKIESPVKKLIVGGIGIGILVFLIPPLYGEGFDVINNLIVGNPEKALESNLFHLNLDNIWIVVMLLGGLLIFKIVASSLTFGAGGVGGIFAPVLFMGSIMGFCMSKILNHCGLFKTTISESNFTLVGMAGLLAGVLHAPLTAIFLIAELTGGYELFIPLMLTSTISFGITKYFKPHSVYTMELGRKGELITHDKDHAVLTLMDINKVIETNFIAISPEMDLEQMINKAIIKSKRNIFPVVDKESKKLKGIILLDDLRPIMFDRTLYKEVLATHIMQKPPAVILLDQDKMTDIMQKFQDSSAWNLPVTKNGVYYGFISKSKLLTAYRRQLISLQVDS; encoded by the coding sequence ATGCCAAAACGAACTCTATTTAAACGCTTTCTTATTTGGAGAGCCAAGCATATCTCACATAAACAGTTTGTTAATATACTAAGTGTTGTGATTGGGTTTGCGGCTGGTATGGGCGCAGTTGTATTAAAAAACCTCACACACTTTATTCAAAGTTTATTAGAGGGTAATTTAATAGAGCACTACCATCATGCTTTCTATTTCTTATTTCCTATTTTAGGATTAACCTTGGTCTATCTCATTATGAAATATGTGATACGCCATAAGGTAAGTCATGGCATCCCTTCTACCTTACTTGCTATTTCAAAACGTAAGGGTATCATGAAACGCTTTCAAATGTTTGGCTCCATTTTAACGGCACCACTCACCGTTGGTTTTGGTGGTTCGGTTGGTTTGGAGGGACCTACGGTAGCTACTGGTGCTGCTCTAGGGTCTAACATTTCCCGAATGTTTCATATGAACCAAACCACTAGAACTTTACTTATTGGTTGTGCAGCCGCTGGTGCCATGAGTTCCATTTTCAAAGCGCCTATTGCAGCCATTATTTTTGCCATTGAAGTTTTTAGTTTAGATCTCACCATTGCTTCTATGTTACCGCTATTATTAGCCTCGCTTTCAGCTATATTAACTTCATACTTTTTCTTTGGCGATGATGTAATTTTACCGTTTAGAATAGAAGATAAATTTTACATTACCGATGCGCCTTTTTATATCCTTTTAGGCATTATAGCCGCTTTTGTTTCCATCTATTTCACAGATGTTTATGATCGCATTCAAAAATTTTTCGATAAAATAGAATCGCCAGTAAAAAAACTTATTGTTGGAGGTATAGGCATCGGAATTCTAGTATTTTTAATTCCGCCCCTATATGGTGAGGGTTTTGATGTCATTAACAACCTTATCGTAGGAAATCCCGAAAAAGCTTTAGAGAGCAATTTATTTCATTTAAACCTGGATAATATCTGGATCGTGGTCATGCTGTTAGGAGGTCTCTTGATCTTTAAAATTGTGGCCAGTTCCTTAACTTTTGGAGCTGGTGGTGTTGGTGGTATTTTCGCCCCAGTATTATTTATGGGAAGCATTATGGGCTTTTGCATGTCTAAAATTTTAAACCATTGTGGCTTATTTAAAACAACAATCTCAGAAAGTAATTTTACGCTCGTAGGCATGGCCGGATTATTGGCAGGGGTTTTACACGCACCCCTAACAGCCATATTCCTAATCGCAGAACTTACTGGTGGCTATGAGCTTTTCATCCCACTGATGCTAACCTCAACCATTTCATTCGGTATTACTAAATACTTTAAACCGCACTCCGTATATACCATGGAATTGGGTAGAAAAGGCGAATTAATCACCCATGATAAGGATCACGCCGTGTTAACCTTGATGGACATCAATAAAGTAATTGAAACCAACTTTATTGCTATTTCACCAGAAATGGATTTGGAACAAATGATTAATAAAGCCATCATCAAATCTAAACGAAACATTTTCCCTGTCGTAGATAAAGAAAGTAAAAAACTAAAAGGGATTATTTTATTGGACGATTTACGCCCTATTATGTTTGATCGTACTTTATATAAAGAAGTGCTTGCCACACACATCATGCAAAAACCACCTGCCGTTATTTTACTAGATCAAGATAAAATGACCGATATCATGCAGAAATTTCAAGACAGTAGCGCATGGAATTTACCGGTTACTAAAAATGGTGTTTACTACGGATTTATATCTAAATCTAAGCTTTTAACCGCCTATCGCCGACAATTAATCTCACTTCAAGTAGATTCATAA
- a CDS encoding nucleoside deaminase, with protein MLQPFDDTYFMKKALQEAETAFEKGEIPVGAVIVIDNRIIARGHNLTEMLNDVTAHAEMQAITAAANFLGGKYLQNCTLYVTLEPCQMCAGALYWSQISKIVYGARDPERGCIHLNTKLHPKTIIEGGILAEEASDLLKRFFIQRRNLN; from the coding sequence ATGCTTCAGCCATTCGACGATACTTATTTTATGAAAAAAGCCCTTCAGGAGGCAGAAACTGCTTTTGAAAAGGGGGAGATTCCTGTGGGAGCAGTGATTGTTATCGATAATAGAATTATTGCAAGAGGTCATAATTTAACCGAAATGCTGAATGATGTGACGGCTCATGCCGAAATGCAAGCTATTACAGCTGCGGCTAATTTCTTAGGTGGTAAGTACCTTCAAAATTGTACCTTATATGTAACCTTAGAGCCTTGCCAAATGTGTGCCGGTGCCTTGTACTGGTCACAAATTTCTAAAATTGTTTATGGCGCTCGTGATCCAGAACGCGGTTGTATCCATTTAAACACCAAATTGCATCCTAAAACCATTATTGAAGGCGGTATTTTGGCAGAAGAAGCATCTGATTTGTTGAAGCGTTTTTTTATTCAACGACGTAATTTGAATTAA
- the dxs gene encoding 1-deoxy-D-xylulose-5-phosphate synthase: protein MQKNLLNQIDSPKDLRLLKQKDLPQLAKELREFIINIVATKEGHLGASLGVVELTIALHYVFNTPEDQLVWDVGHQAYGHKILTARKNNFETNRQLGGLSGFPKRDESIFDTFGVGHASTSISAALGMAIASRLKGDLEKQHIAVIGDASIAGGMAFEGLNHAGVTKANLLVILNDNAIGIDPSVGALKLYLTNVKKGTQKQDNIFEALNFDYSGPIDGHDLDAVIAELQRLKTVQGPKFLHIITTKGKGLKQAEKDQVKYHAPGKFNAQTGDIPVKATTIQPPKYQDVFGHTIVELAKENKNIVGITPAMPTGSSLKFMMDSLPDRAFDVGIAEQHAVTLAAGMATQGLIPFCNIYSTFLQRAYDQIIHDVALQNLPVIFCLDRAGLVGEDGATHHGVYDLSYLRCIPNLIIFAPRNEVELRNIMYTAQLGLKQPIAIRYPRGRGVIIDWKQGFTKINIAEAVILQEGENIAVLSIGTMAKNVSEAITNLNVSHYDMRFVKPLDETLLHRICKTHHTIITVEDNSVRGGFGSAILEFMAEHKYTNTIKLLGIPDTFIEHGKVTQLQQSIGLDPESLKVFIENI from the coding sequence GTGCAAAAAAATCTATTAAACCAAATTGATTCCCCTAAGGACCTGCGTCTTTTAAAACAAAAAGACTTACCTCAACTTGCCAAAGAACTACGGGAATTCATTATTAACATCGTTGCGACTAAAGAAGGGCATTTAGGCGCAAGCTTGGGTGTTGTAGAACTGACTATCGCATTGCATTATGTGTTTAACACCCCCGAAGATCAACTGGTTTGGGATGTTGGGCATCAGGCCTACGGACATAAAATTTTAACGGCCAGAAAAAATAATTTTGAAACCAACAGACAACTAGGAGGCCTAAGCGGATTCCCAAAACGCGACGAAAGTATCTTTGATACTTTTGGTGTTGGGCATGCCTCCACCTCTATTTCTGCGGCTTTGGGTATGGCCATTGCATCGCGACTTAAAGGAGATCTAGAAAAACAACACATTGCGGTAATAGGCGATGCGAGTATTGCGGGCGGTATGGCTTTTGAAGGCTTAAACCATGCCGGCGTTACCAAAGCCAATTTATTAGTCATTTTAAACGATAATGCTATTGGTATCGATCCTAGTGTTGGGGCTTTAAAATTGTACCTCACCAATGTAAAAAAGGGCACTCAAAAGCAAGATAATATTTTTGAAGCCTTAAATTTTGATTATTCGGGTCCGATTGACGGTCATGATCTAGATGCTGTCATAGCGGAATTACAACGCTTAAAAACCGTTCAAGGCCCCAAGTTTTTACACATTATAACCACGAAAGGGAAAGGTTTAAAGCAAGCTGAAAAAGACCAAGTTAAATACCATGCTCCTGGGAAATTTAATGCCCAAACTGGCGATATTCCTGTAAAAGCAACCACCATTCAACCCCCTAAATATCAAGATGTTTTTGGGCATACCATTGTGGAATTGGCCAAAGAAAATAAAAATATAGTTGGCATTACGCCAGCCATGCCAACGGGAAGTTCCCTAAAATTTATGATGGATAGCCTACCCGATCGTGCTTTCGATGTGGGAATTGCCGAACAACATGCGGTAACACTAGCAGCTGGTATGGCTACTCAAGGTTTAATTCCGTTTTGCAATATTTACTCCACATTTTTACAACGGGCTTACGATCAAATTATTCACGATGTGGCCTTGCAAAACCTACCCGTTATTTTTTGTTTAGACCGCGCTGGTTTAGTTGGCGAAGACGGTGCCACGCACCACGGCGTTTACGATTTAAGCTATTTACGCTGCATACCAAACCTTATTATTTTTGCCCCTAGAAACGAAGTGGAATTGCGTAACATCATGTACACCGCACAATTGGGATTGAAACAGCCCATCGCCATTCGGTACCCTCGAGGGCGTGGGGTGATTATCGATTGGAAACAAGGGTTCACTAAAATTAATATCGCCGAAGCAGTCATCCTTCAAGAAGGCGAAAACATAGCCGTTTTAAGCATTGGAACCATGGCTAAAAACGTTTCGGAAGCCATTACAAATTTAAATGTGTCGCATTACGACATGCGTTTTGTGAAACCCTTAGATGAAACCTTATTACATCGTATTTGTAAAACACATCACACGATAATTACTGTTGAAGACAACAGTGTACGTGGCGGTTTCGGATCGGCGATTCTAGAATTTATGGCTGAACATAAGTATACCAACACCATAAAATTATTAGGCATTCCAGATACTTTCATCGAACATGGAAAAGTTACCCAACTCCAACAATCTATTGGCTTAGATCCTGAAAGTTTAAAAGTGTTTATTGAGAATATTTGA
- a CDS encoding IS1595 family transposase, producing the protein MEQESILSIVSRFGTQKACIEHLESIRWPNGPVCTHCGSMHIHNRKNSNRHLCRDCNSSFSVTVDTIMHASKLPLPKWFAAIFLIVNAKKRISSLQLARDINVNKNTAWYMQKRIREAMYSDSDDLLKGIVEVDESYVGGSMTNMRKSYKKELGIYPGGMEHKKPVLGMMQREGLVKVIVIDKADAKTIRPLLNKHIDTASEVVTDGFGAYRMLHKTHAKHVKLNHSKNIMSLGKYNTSRLDSFWTTIKRAIVGQYHRVSPEHLQSYLDEIAFKFNNREEDLFSLLITRIIQQEPRIAVT; encoded by the coding sequence ATGGAACAAGAATCAATACTTTCAATCGTCTCACGTTTTGGTACTCAGAAAGCGTGTATAGAGCACCTTGAGTCTATTCGTTGGCCTAATGGGCCTGTTTGCACTCATTGTGGAAGCATGCATATTCATAATCGAAAAAATTCAAATAGACATTTGTGCAGGGACTGTAATAGTTCTTTTAGCGTTACGGTAGACACTATAATGCACGCTTCAAAATTACCATTACCCAAATGGTTTGCAGCAATATTTTTAATTGTTAATGCTAAAAAAAGGATTTCTTCACTACAACTTGCTCGTGATATTAATGTTAACAAAAATACAGCATGGTATATGCAAAAACGCATACGAGAAGCTATGTATTCTGATTCAGATGATCTATTAAAGGGTATTGTCGAGGTAGATGAGAGCTATGTTGGAGGAAGCATGACTAATATGCGTAAGTCTTATAAAAAGGAACTCGGTATTTATCCTGGAGGAATGGAACACAAAAAGCCCGTTCTTGGGATGATGCAGCGGGAAGGGTTAGTGAAAGTTATAGTGATTGATAAGGCTGATGCAAAAACCATTAGACCATTGCTAAACAAGCACATTGATACAGCAAGCGAGGTAGTTACAGATGGTTTTGGAGCTTATAGAATGCTTCATAAGACACATGCAAAACATGTTAAGCTCAATCATTCAAAAAACATAATGTCATTAGGAAAATATAATACTTCTAGATTGGATTCTTTCTGGACAACAATCAAAAGGGCTATTGTGGGTCAGTATCACCGAGTAAGCCCTGAACATTTACAGAGCTATTTAGATGAAATCGCCTTCAAGTTCAATAATAGAGAAGAGGATTTATTTAGTCTTCTAATAACTAGAATTATTCAACAAGAACCAAGAATTGCCGTTACCTAG